A single window of Bordetella genomosp. 11 DNA harbors:
- a CDS encoding phosphoketolase family protein has product MTLSQPPLQVPPDRALSDEELQGMQAYWRACNYLAVGMIYLRANPLLREPLKAEHIKRRLLGHWGSDPGQSFTLVHLNRVIRQRDMNVMFISGPGHGAPATLAHAYLEGRYSEIYPDRSQDEAGMQRFFRLFSFPGGIGSHCTPETPGSIHEGGELGYSLSHGYGAVFDNPDLVAAVMVGDGEAETGPLATSWHSNKFLNPARDGAVLPILHLNGYKIANPTILARIPRPELEALLTGYGHRPYFVEGDDPQAMHHAMAIAMDHCFDEIEAIQRRAREEGRMERPRWPMIVLRTPKGWTGPETVDGHRVAGYWRAHQVPVADPVTNPANLKVVEDWMRSYRPEELFDEHGAPMAFLRALAPEGDRRISANPHANGGLLCKALDLPDFREYAIDVAAPASSYLSPTEVLGKFLRDVMARNMTTFRLFGPDETASNKLTAVYEASRKTWMAEMLPVDEDGGELATDGRVMEMLSEHTLEGWLEGYVLTGRHGFFATYEAFVHVIDSMFNQHAKWLEKAKLELSWRAPIPSINLLITSLVWRQDHNGFTHQDPGFLDVVCNKSPDIVRVYLPPDANCLLSVADHCLRTRDYVNVIVADKQPHLQYLDRDAAIRHCTKGIGIWDWASTDHGSDPDVVVACAGDVATMEALAAVQILKEKFLGLKIRFVNVVDLFRLMPDTDHPHGLSDPDFDSLFTADKPVIFNFHSYPALVHKLTYRRRNHANLHVHGYQEQGSINTPFELAIVNQIDRFHLAINAIDRVPALQGRGAHVKEWLRDQIIIHTDYAHTEGIDRDEIRNWTWA; this is encoded by the coding sequence ATGACCCTATCCCAACCCCCGTTGCAAGTTCCGCCTGACAGGGCCCTGTCCGACGAAGAATTGCAGGGCATGCAAGCCTATTGGCGCGCCTGCAATTATCTTGCCGTCGGCATGATTTATCTGCGCGCCAATCCATTGCTGCGCGAACCTCTGAAGGCGGAACACATCAAGCGCCGGCTATTGGGCCATTGGGGGTCGGACCCCGGGCAATCGTTCACGCTGGTGCATCTGAATCGGGTCATCCGCCAGCGCGACATGAATGTCATGTTCATTTCCGGCCCCGGGCACGGCGCGCCCGCCACGCTGGCCCACGCTTACCTGGAAGGCCGCTACAGCGAGATCTATCCGGACCGCAGCCAGGACGAAGCCGGCATGCAGCGTTTTTTCCGGCTGTTTTCCTTCCCTGGCGGCATAGGCTCGCACTGCACGCCGGAAACGCCGGGATCGATCCACGAGGGCGGCGAACTGGGCTACAGCCTGTCGCACGGCTACGGCGCGGTGTTCGACAACCCGGACCTGGTCGCCGCCGTCATGGTCGGCGACGGCGAGGCGGAGACCGGGCCGCTGGCGACATCCTGGCATTCCAACAAATTCCTGAATCCCGCGCGCGACGGTGCCGTCCTCCCCATCCTGCACCTGAACGGCTACAAGATCGCCAATCCCACCATCCTGGCGCGCATCCCGCGGCCTGAACTGGAGGCCCTGCTGACAGGCTACGGCCATCGCCCCTACTTCGTCGAAGGCGACGATCCGCAAGCGATGCACCATGCCATGGCGATCGCGATGGACCATTGTTTCGACGAGATCGAGGCCATCCAGCGCCGCGCGCGCGAAGAAGGCCGGATGGAGCGTCCGCGCTGGCCCATGATCGTGCTGCGCACGCCCAAGGGGTGGACCGGGCCGGAAACCGTCGATGGCCATCGTGTCGCGGGTTACTGGCGCGCGCATCAGGTACCGGTGGCCGACCCGGTCACGAATCCCGCCAACCTGAAGGTGGTCGAGGACTGGATGCGCAGCTATCGACCGGAAGAACTCTTTGACGAGCACGGCGCCCCGATGGCCTTTCTGCGGGCGCTGGCACCCGAAGGCGATCGCCGCATCAGCGCCAACCCGCACGCCAACGGCGGGCTGCTGTGCAAGGCACTGGACCTGCCGGACTTCCGCGAATACGCCATCGACGTGGCCGCGCCGGCATCGTCCTATCTGTCGCCGACCGAGGTATTGGGTAAATTCCTGCGCGACGTCATGGCACGCAACATGACGACCTTCCGTTTGTTCGGGCCCGACGAGACCGCCAGCAACAAGCTGACAGCCGTATATGAAGCGTCACGCAAGACCTGGATGGCGGAGATGCTGCCGGTGGACGAGGACGGCGGCGAGCTGGCCACGGACGGCCGGGTGATGGAAATGCTTAGCGAGCATACGCTGGAAGGCTGGCTGGAAGGCTATGTGCTGACCGGCCGCCATGGCTTCTTCGCGACCTACGAGGCCTTCGTCCACGTCATCGATTCGATGTTCAACCAGCACGCCAAATGGCTGGAGAAAGCCAAGCTGGAGCTGTCCTGGCGCGCCCCCATTCCTTCGATCAATCTGCTGATCACGTCGCTCGTCTGGCGGCAGGACCACAATGGCTTCACGCACCAGGATCCCGGCTTCCTGGACGTCGTCTGCAACAAGAGCCCGGACATCGTGCGCGTCTACCTGCCGCCCGACGCCAATTGCCTGCTGAGCGTGGCGGACCACTGCCTGCGCACGCGCGACTACGTAAACGTCATCGTCGCGGACAAGCAGCCCCACCTGCAATACCTGGACCGCGATGCCGCGATCCGGCATTGCACCAAGGGCATCGGGATCTGGGATTGGGCCTCGACGGACCATGGCAGCGATCCCGATGTGGTGGTCGCCTGCGCCGGCGACGTCGCGACGATGGAAGCCCTGGCCGCCGTGCAAATTCTGAAAGAGAAGTTCCTGGGCCTGAAGATCCGCTTCGTCAATGTCGTCGACCTCTTCCGGCTGATGCCGGATACCGACCATCCGCACGGTCTCTCGGATCCCGACTTCGATTCGCTGTTCACCGCGGACAAGCCGGTCATTTTCAACTTCCACTCCTACCCGGCGCTGGTGCACAAGCTGACGTACCGCCGCCGCAACCACGCCAATCTTCATGTGCATGGCTACCAGGAGCAAGGCAGTATCAATACCCCGTTCGAACTGGCCATCGTGAACCAGATCGATCGCTTCCATCTGGCCATCAATGCCATCGATCGCGTCCCGGCGCTGCAAGGCCGCGGCGCGCACGTCAAGGAATGGCTGCGCGACCAGATCATCATCCACACGGACTACGCGCACACCGAGGGCATAGACCGGGACGAAATCCGCAACTGGACCTGGGCCTGA
- a CDS encoding acetate/propionate family kinase produces the protein MAVDAPSILVLNSGSSSLKFALFLPGGDDEAAVAEGAASNIGRPDGHLRIRDARGGILAERDHDMPTQTHALDILARTLADAGLGAPSAVGHRIVHGGPQLRTHQALTPEVEEQLRRAIHFAPLHIPVALQLLEGARARWPDAAQFACLDTAFHRTMPPRAERLPLPARYADAGVARYGFHGLSYESLVRRLGADLPPRAVFAHLGNGASLCAVREGKSIDTSMGMTPAGGIPMGSRSGDLDPGVVLYLMRTEALRADDLETLINRESGLAGIADGESDMQALLARSAAGDAHAALAVDIFATSVRKQIGAYAALMGGIDLLVFTGGIGEHSAELRRRIVAGLDFLGLGPAVPGPGVMVVPTEEERQMARHCRALMRGMTLP, from the coding sequence ATGGCCGTCGACGCGCCCTCCATCCTGGTATTGAACAGCGGATCATCGTCGCTGAAGTTCGCGCTGTTCCTCCCTGGCGGCGATGACGAAGCGGCCGTGGCCGAAGGTGCCGCGAGCAACATCGGGCGGCCCGATGGCCATCTGCGTATCCGCGACGCGCGGGGCGGGATACTGGCCGAACGGGACCACGACATGCCCACGCAAACGCATGCGCTGGATATCCTGGCGCGCACGCTGGCCGACGCAGGCCTGGGTGCCCCATCGGCCGTCGGCCATCGCATCGTGCACGGCGGCCCACAGCTGCGCACGCACCAGGCGCTCACGCCCGAGGTGGAGGAGCAGTTGCGCCGCGCGATACATTTCGCGCCGCTGCACATTCCCGTCGCGTTGCAGCTTCTGGAGGGCGCAAGAGCGCGATGGCCCGATGCGGCGCAGTTCGCCTGCCTGGACACGGCCTTCCATCGAACCATGCCGCCCCGTGCCGAGCGCCTGCCCCTGCCGGCGCGCTACGCGGACGCCGGCGTCGCGCGCTACGGCTTCCACGGCCTGTCGTATGAATCGCTGGTGCGCCGCCTCGGCGCGGACCTGCCGCCGCGGGCCGTTTTCGCGCACCTGGGCAACGGCGCCAGCCTGTGCGCGGTTCGGGAAGGCAAATCGATCGATACGTCGATGGGCATGACCCCGGCGGGCGGCATCCCCATGGGGTCGCGCAGCGGCGACCTGGACCCGGGCGTCGTCCTGTACCTGATGCGCACCGAAGCGCTGCGCGCGGATGACCTGGAAACCCTGATCAACCGCGAGAGCGGGCTGGCCGGCATCGCCGACGGCGAAAGCGATATGCAGGCGCTGCTTGCGCGCAGCGCCGCGGGCGATGCGCATGCCGCGCTGGCGGTCGACATCTTCGCGACGTCGGTGCGCAAGCAGATCGGCGCCTATGCGGCATTGATGGGCGGAATCGATCTGCTGGTGTTCACCGGCGGCATCGGCGAGCATAGCGCCGAGCTACGCCGGCGCATCGTTGCGGGACTGGATTTCCTGGGACTCGGCCCCGCGGTGCCCGGACCGGGCGTCATGGTCGTACCTACCGAGGAAGAGCGCCAGATGGCGCGGCATTGCCGTGCCCTGATGCGCGGCATGACCCTGCCATAA
- a CDS encoding cytochrome ubiquinol oxidase subunit I — protein sequence MLGLDALTLARIQFGFTISFHIIFPAITIGLASYLAVLEGLWLATRKTLYRDLYHFWLKIFAVNFGMGVVSGLVMAYQFGTNWSHFSTFAGGITGPLLAYEVLTAFFLEAGFLGVMLFGWTRVGPGLHMLSTVMVAIGTLISATWILASNSWMQTPQGYEIIGGRAVPVDWIQVIFNPSFPYRLGHMVVAAYLSTALMVGAAAAWHLLRGKDTPATRKMLSMAMWMALLVAPVQAFIGDMHGLNTLQHQPAKIAAIEGHWEQPAPGAGAPLLLFGIPDMAAGETRYKLEVPHLGSLILTHTWDGKVPSLDEFAARDRPNAAIVFWTFRAMVGLGLLMILLGLWGLWLRRGRRLYAHRGFLRFALAMGPAGLVAILAGWMTTEIGRQPWIVYGVMRTADAVSPHGAGQLGFTLALFVVVYFLVFGAGVAYILKLIRQGPTPGEAATSPPEGGPGLEHHAMRPLSAAPDENRLPAATPVSGS from the coding sequence ATGTTAGGCCTGGATGCCTTGACTCTTGCCCGGATACAGTTCGGGTTCACGATCTCCTTCCACATTATCTTCCCCGCCATCACGATCGGCCTCGCCAGCTACCTGGCGGTACTGGAAGGCCTGTGGCTGGCCACGCGCAAGACCCTATACCGCGATCTGTATCACTTCTGGCTGAAGATCTTCGCCGTCAACTTCGGCATGGGCGTGGTATCCGGACTGGTCATGGCCTATCAGTTCGGCACCAACTGGAGCCACTTCTCCACCTTCGCGGGCGGCATTACCGGTCCCCTTCTGGCCTATGAGGTACTGACGGCATTCTTCCTGGAAGCGGGCTTCCTGGGCGTCATGCTGTTCGGCTGGACCCGTGTGGGTCCGGGCCTGCATATGCTGTCCACCGTCATGGTGGCCATCGGCACGCTGATTTCGGCGACCTGGATACTGGCGTCCAACAGCTGGATGCAGACGCCTCAGGGCTACGAAATCATCGGCGGCCGCGCAGTGCCCGTGGACTGGATACAGGTCATCTTCAACCCGTCCTTCCCCTACCGGTTGGGGCATATGGTCGTCGCGGCCTACCTGAGTACCGCCCTGATGGTGGGCGCGGCCGCCGCCTGGCACCTGCTGCGCGGAAAGGACACGCCCGCCACGCGCAAAATGCTGTCCATGGCCATGTGGATGGCCCTGCTGGTCGCGCCCGTCCAGGCCTTCATCGGCGATATGCATGGCCTGAACACGCTGCAGCACCAGCCCGCCAAGATCGCCGCGATCGAGGGACATTGGGAACAGCCCGCCCCCGGTGCCGGCGCGCCGCTGCTGCTGTTCGGCATCCCCGACATGGCGGCCGGCGAGACCCGCTACAAGCTGGAGGTCCCGCACCTGGGCAGCCTGATCCTGACCCACACTTGGGACGGCAAGGTGCCCAGCCTGGACGAGTTCGCGGCGCGGGACAGGCCCAATGCGGCCATTGTGTTCTGGACCTTCCGCGCCATGGTCGGACTGGGCTTGCTGATGATCCTGCTGGGCCTGTGGGGACTGTGGCTGCGCCGGGGCCGACGCCTGTACGCGCATCGCGGATTCCTGCGCTTCGCGCTGGCCATGGGGCCGGCGGGCCTGGTCGCCATACTGGCAGGCTGGATGACGACGGAGATCGGCCGCCAACCCTGGATCGTCTATGGCGTGATGCGTACCGCGGACGCCGTATCGCCCCACGGCGCCGGCCAGTTGGGCTTCACGCTGGCGCTGTTCGTCGTGGTGTATTTCCTGGTGTTCGGGGCCGGGGTGGCCTACATCCTGAAACTGATCCGGCAAGGCCCGACGCCCGGCGAGGCCGCTACCTCGCCCCCGGAGGGCGGGCCCGGCCTGGAGCACCATGCGATGCGCCCGCTGTCCGCGGCGCCTGACGAAAACCGGTTGCCGGCCGCCACGCCGGTGTCGGGGAGCTGA
- the cydB gene encoding cytochrome d ubiquinol oxidase subunit II yields the protein MGIDLPLIWAIIILFAVMMYVIMDGFDLGIGILFPFFPAKEDRDTMMNTVAPVWDGNETWLVLGGAGLLAAFPLAYGVVLSALYLPIILMLVGLVFRGVAFEFRFKASDARRHWWDKAFICGSILATFFQGVTLGAYIGGLRVVDGVYAGQPFDWLKPFSLFTGFALLGAYALLGSTWLVMKTEGELLGRARAVAIGSAWAVLAAIVAISIWTPLLGANIARRWFSVPNIFYFAPVPLLVLLFLAMLIRTVRRDAHAAPFVCALGLVFLGYTGLGISVWPNVIPPGVSIWDAAAPPQSMGFALVGALLIVPIILMYTAWGYYVFRGKVRQGEGYH from the coding sequence ATGGGTATCGATCTTCCGCTGATCTGGGCCATCATTATCCTGTTCGCGGTCATGATGTACGTCATCATGGACGGCTTCGACCTGGGCATAGGGATCCTGTTCCCATTCTTCCCTGCCAAGGAAGACCGCGACACCATGATGAATACCGTGGCGCCGGTCTGGGACGGCAACGAAACATGGCTGGTGTTGGGCGGGGCGGGCCTGCTTGCCGCGTTCCCGCTGGCATACGGCGTGGTATTGAGCGCCCTTTACCTGCCCATCATCCTGATGCTGGTGGGCCTGGTATTCCGCGGGGTGGCCTTCGAGTTTCGCTTCAAGGCCAGCGATGCGCGCCGCCACTGGTGGGATAAGGCTTTCATCTGCGGATCCATACTGGCGACATTCTTCCAGGGCGTGACGCTGGGGGCGTATATCGGCGGCTTGCGCGTGGTCGACGGCGTCTATGCCGGGCAGCCCTTCGACTGGCTCAAGCCATTCAGCCTGTTCACCGGCTTCGCGTTGCTGGGCGCTTATGCGCTGCTCGGCAGCACCTGGCTGGTCATGAAAACGGAAGGCGAGCTGCTGGGCCGCGCCCGCGCCGTCGCGATAGGCTCGGCGTGGGCGGTCCTGGCGGCGATCGTCGCCATCAGCATCTGGACGCCGCTGCTGGGCGCGAACATCGCGCGGCGCTGGTTCAGCGTGCCCAACATTTTCTATTTCGCGCCGGTGCCGCTGCTCGTGCTGCTGTTCCTGGCAATGCTGATCCGGACCGTACGGCGCGACGCGCACGCCGCGCCTTTCGTTTGTGCCCTGGGGCTGGTATTCCTGGGCTATACGGGCCTGGGCATCAGCGTATGGCCCAACGTCATACCGCCCGGCGTGTCGATATGGGATGCGGCCGCGCCGCCCCAAAGCATGGGCTTCGCGCTGGTCGGCGCATTGCTGATCGTGCCCATCATCCTGATGTACACGGCCTGGGGCTATTACGTGTTCCGGGGCAAGGTCCGGCAAGGCGAAGGCTATCACTGA
- a CDS encoding DUF2474 family protein, translating into MIWTASVAVMGGVALVVRWLMSVAGLTLH; encoded by the coding sequence ATGATCTGGACGGCCAGCGTTGCAGTGATGGGCGGCGTCGCGCTCGTCGTGCGCTGGCTCATGTCGGTCGCCGGGCTGACGCTGCATTAG
- a CDS encoding polysaccharide deacetylase family protein: MQPRRYGPFPYIPLPARPRFVLPNNARVALWVNPNVEFFGLDDIMPGRLNERVPRDTAKVPNVRNWSLRDYGNRVGVWRLMDTLSRYGIRASAALNSEMCDQHPEVIAEAVRRGWEFLGHGITNAVRLDEIPPDQERQLIFDMIDRIEKASGTRPVGWLAPGLSETWNTLEYLSEAGIRYVCDWVNDDQPYTMEVGSPRMVSVPYSVQTNDVPAYYDMKVSVPEFEAMIKRQFDVLYREGATSGRVMAIAVHPFVTGLPHRIGALDAALEYICRHEGVWLATGREIMEHYVQSDFAKAMSPS; this comes from the coding sequence ATGCAGCCCCGCCGTTATGGCCCGTTCCCGTATATTCCCTTGCCCGCGCGTCCACGCTTCGTCCTGCCGAACAACGCGCGGGTGGCGTTATGGGTGAATCCCAATGTCGAATTCTTCGGCCTGGACGACATCATGCCGGGACGGCTTAACGAGCGCGTGCCGCGCGACACCGCGAAAGTGCCCAATGTGCGCAACTGGTCCCTGCGCGACTATGGCAACCGTGTCGGCGTCTGGCGCCTGATGGATACCCTCAGCCGCTACGGTATCCGCGCCAGCGCCGCGTTGAACAGCGAGATGTGCGACCAGCATCCGGAAGTCATTGCCGAGGCGGTGCGCCGGGGCTGGGAATTCCTGGGCCATGGCATCACCAACGCCGTGCGGCTGGACGAGATCCCTCCCGACCAGGAACGCCAGCTGATTTTCGACATGATCGATCGCATCGAAAAGGCCTCCGGTACGCGCCCCGTGGGGTGGCTGGCACCGGGGTTGTCCGAAACCTGGAACACGCTGGAATACCTGTCCGAGGCCGGCATTCGCTACGTCTGCGACTGGGTGAACGACGACCAGCCTTACACCATGGAAGTCGGCTCGCCCCGCATGGTGTCCGTTCCGTACAGTGTGCAGACCAACGATGTGCCGGCCTACTACGACATGAAGGTCTCGGTGCCCGAATTCGAAGCCATGATCAAGCGTCAATTCGATGTGCTGTATCGCGAGGGTGCGACGTCGGGTCGCGTGATGGCGATCGCGGTGCATCCCTTCGTCACTGGCCTGCCGCACCGTATCGGCGCGCTGGATGCGGCGCTGGAATACATCTGCCGGCATGAAGGCGTGTGGCTGGCCACCGGGCGCGAAATCATGGAGCACTACGTGCAGAGCGATTTCGCCAAGGCGATGTCGCCTTCCTGA
- a CDS encoding Bug family tripartite tricarboxylate transporter substrate binding protein, with product MKVRHLVVGLCLAVCSAAASAYPDRPIRIVLGFPAGGGADVVLRTVTPGLAEELGQPVFVDNRPGAGGNLGMDAVAKAAPDGYTLLMAAPGLATNASLYENLPFDPAKDFTAVGMVSSVPNVLVVNPSLPVHSVADLIAYAKSHPGELNYASSGIGTSLHLAGALFERDAGVKMTHVPYRGGPAAINDLIGGQVQLMFSVLPLATPQIKAGKLRALAVTGQTRSAALPDVPTMIEAGLKGYTATTWNGLVAPAGTPAPIVDKINAALQKVLDRPDVQKTFAGMGQDVVKDTPEQFAAMLKAETEKWQQVIKAAGIKAE from the coding sequence ATGAAAGTGCGTCATCTTGTCGTCGGCCTCTGCCTGGCGGTATGCAGTGCCGCGGCCAGCGCATACCCGGACCGGCCCATCAGGATAGTGCTTGGCTTCCCGGCGGGCGGCGGTGCCGATGTCGTCCTGCGCACGGTCACCCCCGGGCTGGCCGAGGAGCTGGGCCAGCCGGTATTCGTCGATAACCGGCCCGGCGCGGGCGGCAACCTGGGCATGGATGCCGTGGCCAAGGCGGCGCCCGACGGTTATACGCTGTTGATGGCGGCCCCCGGGCTGGCGACCAATGCCAGCCTCTATGAAAACCTGCCCTTCGACCCCGCCAAGGACTTCACCGCCGTAGGCATGGTCAGCAGCGTGCCGAACGTACTCGTCGTGAATCCGTCGCTGCCGGTCCATTCCGTCGCCGACCTGATCGCGTACGCAAAAAGCCATCCCGGCGAACTGAACTATGCGTCCTCCGGAATCGGCACCTCTTTGCATCTGGCGGGGGCGTTGTTCGAACGTGACGCGGGCGTCAAGATGACCCATGTGCCGTACCGCGGCGGACCGGCCGCCATCAACGACCTGATCGGCGGCCAGGTGCAACTGATGTTCAGCGTGCTGCCTTTGGCGACGCCGCAAATCAAGGCCGGCAAGCTGCGCGCCCTGGCGGTGACCGGCCAGACGCGCTCGGCGGCGCTGCCCGATGTACCCACGATGATAGAAGCGGGCCTGAAGGGCTATACCGCGACCACCTGGAATGGCCTGGTAGCGCCGGCCGGTACGCCGGCCCCGATCGTCGACAAGATCAACGCGGCCTTGCAGAAGGTGCTGGATCGGCCGGATGTGCAAAAGACCTTCGCCGGCATGGGCCAGGACGTCGTCAAGGACACACCGGAACAGTTCGCCGCCATGCTGAAGGCCGAGACCGAGAAGTGGCAGCAGGTCATCAAGGCCGCCGGCATCAAGGCCGAGTAG
- a CDS encoding GntR family transcriptional regulator: MSTHTLSAGVPIYHQIAQVLRRRIEAGEWGQGNHLATEQALCREFGVSRTTVRHALSQLKREGLLSSQRGVGTRRVGESARSKYVSNLSDPLHATLDSDPRIISSEMVSARGAIATFLGLEEGAPLFKLIRVHFLDDEPLSVVESYLPAIMEGAIAQFPHRSLHDIMWNDFDLKVAKSVHTISVSRAEPHIADLLRIGLGDPVMHVQASTYLQDGRPIRWTDNFFREDRYQYSAEFFWEPPAPSAGSSGS, translated from the coding sequence ATGTCGACGCACACTTTATCTGCCGGGGTACCGATCTATCATCAGATCGCGCAGGTCCTGCGACGCAGGATCGAGGCAGGCGAATGGGGCCAGGGTAATCATTTGGCGACTGAGCAAGCGCTGTGCCGGGAGTTCGGCGTAAGCCGGACCACCGTCCGCCATGCCCTCAGCCAGCTCAAGCGCGAAGGGCTGCTCAGCAGTCAGCGCGGGGTGGGGACGCGCCGCGTCGGGGAATCCGCCCGCTCAAAATACGTTAGTAATCTGTCAGATCCGCTGCATGCCACCCTGGACAGCGATCCGCGCATCATTTCCTCTGAGATGGTATCAGCGCGGGGCGCCATTGCGACTTTTCTCGGCCTGGAAGAAGGTGCGCCGCTATTCAAGCTGATACGGGTCCATTTTCTCGATGACGAGCCGCTTTCGGTCGTCGAGAGCTATTTGCCGGCCATTATGGAGGGCGCGATCGCTCAATTTCCGCATCGCAGCCTGCACGACATCATGTGGAACGACTTCGACCTGAAGGTCGCGAAAAGCGTCCACACCATCAGCGTCTCGCGCGCCGAACCCCACATTGCCGACCTGTTGCGCATCGGCCTGGGCGACCCGGTGATGCACGTCCAGGCGTCCACGTATCTCCAGGACGGACGTCCCATCCGCTGGACGGACAATTTCTTTCGCGAAGACCGTTACCAGTACTCCGCAGAATTTTTCTGGGAGCCGCCCGCGCCCTCGGCGGGATCTTCCGGCAGTTAA
- a CDS encoding 2-oxoglutarate and iron-dependent oxygenase domain-containing protein, protein MPQKYSTRRTKPSPGLRAIGKLAKSSMARGGIPIVDISCLLRRDNLRAMQRTVSNIRAAARNTGLFYLAGHRIPHALLRRVYLCSLSQFEFSPEFKIASLTGEGVNRYIVDRRSIFDGAQYENRADGDLPAVMERYYGRIFDLCRPLLEGCSMALGDPADFFHCLWRHPLLHGKLIQNRAPAAAPAGHPAAVDQAHDAITILWADEVDAIRVYDHPPRIAQSMPEDARFSFRIADTMARWSSDLHISVPHRQYEGPGRETFLIPVLYGKENNIPVQCSNGCIFTTQSEQFALVV, encoded by the coding sequence ATGCCGCAAAAATACTCGACGCGCCGCACAAAGCCAAGCCCAGGATTGCGAGCTATTGGAAAACTCGCCAAATCGAGCATGGCGCGTGGCGGCATCCCGATTGTCGACATTTCCTGCTTATTGCGGCGAGACAATCTAAGGGCAATGCAGAGGACGGTATCCAACATCCGCGCGGCGGCCCGCAATACGGGCCTTTTCTACCTGGCGGGACACCGCATACCTCATGCCCTGCTACGCCGAGTCTACCTGTGCTCATTAAGCCAGTTCGAATTCTCGCCAGAATTCAAAATTGCCTCGCTCACAGGGGAAGGAGTAAATCGCTACATTGTGGACAGGCGGTCGATTTTTGACGGGGCGCAATACGAGAATCGCGCGGACGGCGACTTGCCTGCCGTGATGGAGCGCTATTATGGCCGCATTTTTGATTTATGCCGACCGCTGCTGGAAGGCTGTTCGATGGCCCTGGGCGACCCGGCGGACTTCTTCCACTGCCTATGGCGTCATCCGCTGCTGCACGGGAAGCTGATTCAAAATCGCGCCCCCGCGGCGGCACCGGCCGGTCATCCCGCCGCCGTGGACCAGGCGCACGACGCCATAACCATACTATGGGCGGATGAGGTGGATGCCATCCGCGTATACGACCACCCGCCCCGCATCGCGCAATCCATGCCGGAGGACGCACGGTTCAGCTTCCGTATCGCGGATACCATGGCTCGCTGGTCCAGCGATTTGCATATTTCCGTCCCGCATCGCCAGTACGAGGGCCCCGGCCGGGAGACTTTTCTCATTCCGGTGCTCTACGGAAAAGAAAACAATATTCCAGTTCAGTGCTCCAACGGCTGTATTTTCACCACGCAATCGGAACAGTTCGCCCTGGTGGTTTAG
- a CDS encoding nuclear transport factor 2 family protein: MSTRPPLPPFSRESAIQKVRLAEDGWNSRDPEKVSLAYTEDTAWRNRAEFAHGRAQVVEFLTRKWRKELDYRLIKELWAHDGNRIAVRYAYEWHDDSGNWFRSYGNENWEFDDAGLMRHRHASINDVPIKETERKFHWPLGPRPADHPGLSDLGL; this comes from the coding sequence ATGAGCACGCGCCCGCCGCTTCCCCCCTTCTCCCGCGAATCCGCCATCCAGAAAGTCCGCCTTGCCGAGGACGGCTGGAATAGCCGCGACCCGGAGAAGGTTTCCCTGGCATACACGGAGGACACCGCATGGCGTAACCGTGCGGAATTCGCCCACGGGCGCGCCCAGGTGGTGGAATTCCTGACCCGGAAGTGGCGCAAGGAACTGGATTACCGGCTGATCAAGGAATTGTGGGCCCACGACGGCAACCGTATCGCCGTGCGCTACGCTTACGAGTGGCACGACGATTCGGGCAACTGGTTCCGCTCCTATGGCAACGAAAATTGGGAATTCGACGACGCGGGGTTGATGCGGCATCGCCACGCGTCGATCAACGATGTGCCCATCAAGGAAACGGAGCGCAAGTTCCACTGGCCCCTGGGGCCGCGCCCGGCGGATCACCCCGGACTGAGCGACCTCGGGCTGTAG